In Salvelinus namaycush isolate Seneca chromosome 17, SaNama_1.0, whole genome shotgun sequence, one genomic interval encodes:
- the LOC120062113 gene encoding spondin-2-like, protein MERDMNVSSTSSVVHWLASLTLTLLGSVHPMPVTIDPVCTADTTAKYSLTFTGMWSQTSFPKQYPIYRPPAQWSPLIGVTHSSDYHIWQRNEFASNGVREFSEKGEAWTLMKEVEAAGERIQSVYGLFSAPALVGGTGQMTSEFEVFARHSFLSFIVRIVPSPDWFLGVDSFDLCEGDQWKESVTLELYPYDAGTDSGFTFSSPNFETIPQDKVTQITSSSPSHPANSFYYPRLKNLPPMGKVTLTKTKNNQIFSIPMEPTQFNQTGNEIGNEIEDSLINSTPLDCEVSAWSPWGLCKGKCGDSGVRHRTRYIHLQPANNGVVCPPLEEENKCIPDNCL, encoded by the exons ATGGAAAGAGACATGAACGTGAGCAGCACTAGCAGTGTGGTGCACTGGCTAGCcagcctgaccctaaccctgcttGGGAGTGTCCACCCCATGCCTGTGACCATAGACCCGGTGTGCACGGCAGACACCACTGCCAAGTACAGCCTGACATTTACAGGGATGTGGAGCCAAACCTCCTTCCCTAAGCAGTACCCAATCTACCGCCCCCCTGCCCAGTGGTCCCCTCTCATTG GGGTGACCCACAGTTCAGACTATCATATTTGGCAGCGGAATGAGTTTGCAAGCAACGGGGTGAGGGAGTTCTCTGAGAAGGGTGAGGCCTGGACTCTGATGAAGGAGGTGGAGGCGGCTGGGGAACGCATCCAGAGTGTCTACGGACTGTTCTCTGCTCCGGCCTTGGTTGGGGGAACGGGCCAGATGACCTCAGAGTTCGAGGTCTTTGCAAGGCACTCTTTT ctATCCTTCATAGTGCGGATAGTTCCCAGCCCAGACTGGTTCCTGGGAGTGGACAGCTTTGACCTGTGTGAGGGAGACCAGTGGAAGGAGAGTGTCACACTGGAGCTGTACCCCTACGATGCAGGCACTGACAGTGGCTTCACCTTCTCCTCTCCCAACTTTGAGACCATTCCTCAGGACAAAGTCACACAG ATAACGTCATCTTCTCCAAGCCATCCTGCCAACTCTTTCTATTATCCCCGTCTGAAGAATCTGCCACCCATGGGCAAGGTCACCCTCACAAAGACCAAGAACAACCAGATCTTCAGCATACCCATGGAGCCCACCCAGTTCAACCAGACTGGCAATGAGATTGGCAATGAGATTGAGGACTCTCTCATAA ATTCCACCCCTCTAGACTGTGAGGTGTCTGCATGGTCACCCTGGGGCCTGTGCAAAGGCAAATGCGGAGACTCAGGCGTGCGCCACAGAACTCGCTACATTCACCTACAACCAGCAAACAATGGGGTAGTCTGCCCCCCACTGGAAGAGGAGAACAAATGTATCCCTGATAACTGCTTATGA